A single genomic interval of Psychroserpens sp. NJDZ02 harbors:
- a CDS encoding carboxypeptidase-like regulatory domain-containing protein → MRNKLVILFIFFVSSIGFAQTFTGTILAADTNIPLPNVTVYFDGTTIGVITDLDGIFTISSNQNINVPLVVSFIGYESQIIDKNILQTNPIIKLKPQTTNLEEVILSDDDWSRSKKLSYFKREFLGHSIYSKDCKITNLDKIRFRYSKVDQTMYAMADQPIIIINKYLGYKVEYNLVDFEIVFKHPPSGLKYVSKVLYSGTSIFSELSRKKIKKRYIENRNVVFKTSLLYFMRSLAKSALKQNGFRLFKRESADDSEPLFEITQTSVFRVVKTEGDLTEVSFFDSNKVVVSFDNLDQAFLLPNAEDHLFYIDAFGIHSPVNGVLFGGVFGSNRIVSMLPINYNLN, encoded by the coding sequence ATGAGGAATAAATTAGTAATACTATTTATTTTTTTTGTTAGTTCAATTGGATTTGCGCAGACTTTTACTGGCACAATATTAGCTGCGGATACAAATATTCCTTTACCCAACGTAACGGTTTATTTTGATGGGACTACAATAGGAGTCATTACAGATTTGGACGGTATATTTACTATAAGCTCTAATCAAAACATTAACGTGCCTTTAGTAGTTAGTTTTATAGGGTATGAAAGTCAAATTATTGACAAAAACATCCTCCAAACCAATCCGATAATCAAATTAAAACCTCAAACGACTAATTTAGAAGAGGTTATTCTGTCAGATGATGATTGGTCAAGATCAAAAAAGTTGAGTTATTTTAAGCGTGAGTTTTTGGGTCATTCCATCTACAGTAAAGATTGTAAAATAACTAACCTTGATAAGATTAGGTTTCGATATAGTAAAGTAGATCAAACCATGTACGCCATGGCGGATCAACCAATAATTATAATCAATAAGTATTTAGGATATAAGGTAGAGTATAACCTTGTAGACTTTGAAATAGTATTTAAACACCCACCTTCTGGTTTAAAGTATGTTAGTAAAGTGCTTTATAGCGGTACAAGTATTTTTTCTGAATTGAGTAGAAAGAAGATTAAGAAACGCTATATCGAAAACCGAAACGTTGTTTTTAAGACATCTTTATTATATTTTATGCGAAGCTTGGCAAAAAGTGCACTTAAGCAAAATGGTTTTAGATTGTTTAAAAGAGAAAGCGCGGATGACTCTGAACCGCTATTTGAAATAACCCAGACCTCTGTTTTTAGAGTGGTTAAAACAGAAGGCGATTTAACAGAAGTATCTTTTTTTGATTCTAATAAAGTAGTGGTTAGTTTTGATAACTTAGACCAAGCTTTTCTGTTACCAAATGCGGAGGATCACTTGTTTTATATAGATGCTTTTGGTATACATTCTCCTGTAAATGGCGTCTTGTTTGGTGGTGTTTTTGGTAGTAATAGAATAGTCTCCATGTTACCAATTAATTATAATCTTAATTAG
- a CDS encoding GNAT family N-acyltransferase, with translation MGLVTAKEVSSAIKLSKYGFLGTFVGWILMKVLKISSLNNVYNRNKHLSDIEFLDGILDEFQIKFEIPEEDLKRLPKDGAYITVSNHPLGGIDGILLLKLMLEQREDFKIIANFLLHRIEPMKPYIMPVNPFEDRKDAKSSVAGFKSAISHLRDGHPLGIFPAGEVSTYRDGKLVVDKPWEEAAMKLVKKANVPVVPIYFHAQNSKLFYKLSKISDIFRTAKLPSELFTQKRRVIKVRIGKPISVKNQAEHESLTDFSEFIRRKTYMLSNAFQPKEKIIDSISSSLKSQKSVKAPKQIVTPVSQEAMIKEVDALRAQDCKLLTSKNYEVFLSTAADMPNLLREIGRLREITFRAVGEGTNEPIDLDEFDNYYHHLFLWDSEANVLAGAYRMGLGSQIFANYGINGFYLQDLFGFEPELYKMMGESIEMGRAFIIKEYQQKPMPLFLLWKGIVHTTLRHPEHKYLIGGVSISNQFSEFSKSLMIEFMKSHYYDPYVAQYVHPKKEFKVKLKDADKDFVFDATEADLNKFDKIIDEIEPGALRLPVLLKKYIKQNARLVAFNVDPLFNNAVDGLMYIKIADLPESTVRPVMEEFQAELERKFTEQNEE, from the coding sequence ATGGGATTAGTCACAGCAAAAGAAGTTTCAAGCGCTATAAAACTCAGTAAATACGGGTTTTTAGGCACATTTGTTGGGTGGATACTAATGAAAGTATTGAAAATTTCGAGCTTAAATAATGTCTATAATCGTAACAAACATTTGTCAGACATAGAGTTTTTGGACGGGATTTTAGATGAATTTCAGATTAAATTCGAAATTCCGGAAGAAGATTTGAAGCGTTTACCAAAAGATGGTGCTTATATTACCGTTTCTAACCATCCGTTAGGAGGTATTGATGGTATTTTACTTTTAAAATTAATGCTAGAGCAACGCGAAGATTTTAAAATTATAGCCAATTTTTTGCTACATCGTATAGAGCCGATGAAGCCTTATATAATGCCTGTAAATCCTTTTGAGGATAGAAAGGATGCTAAATCTAGCGTCGCTGGGTTTAAAAGTGCGATTTCTCACCTTAGAGATGGACATCCCTTGGGTATTTTTCCTGCAGGAGAAGTGTCTACTTATAGAGATGGTAAATTAGTTGTTGATAAACCGTGGGAAGAAGCAGCTATGAAATTAGTTAAAAAAGCTAATGTGCCTGTTGTCCCAATATACTTTCATGCTCAAAATAGTAAGTTGTTTTATAAGTTGTCAAAAATTAGTGACATTTTTAGAACAGCAAAATTGCCTTCCGAATTATTTACACAAAAACGAAGAGTTATTAAAGTTAGGATCGGGAAACCGATATCTGTAAAGAATCAGGCCGAGCATGAATCACTTACAGATTTTTCAGAATTTATTAGAAGAAAAACATATATGTTGTCTAATGCTTTTCAGCCTAAGGAGAAAATTATAGATAGTATTTCATCTAGTTTAAAATCTCAAAAATCAGTAAAAGCACCTAAGCAAATCGTAACTCCGGTTAGTCAGGAAGCGATGATAAAGGAGGTTGATGCATTACGAGCGCAAGATTGTAAATTGTTGACAAGTAAAAATTATGAGGTCTTTTTATCTACTGCTGCGGATATGCCAAATTTGTTGCGCGAGATAGGACGTTTAAGAGAAATTACTTTTAGAGCAGTTGGAGAAGGAACAAATGAACCTATTGATTTAGACGAATTTGATAATTACTACCACCATTTATTTTTATGGGATAGTGAAGCTAATGTTTTGGCAGGTGCGTATAGAATGGGCTTAGGATCCCAGATATTTGCTAATTATGGTATTAATGGCTTTTATTTACAAGATTTATTTGGGTTTGAACCTGAATTATATAAAATGATGGGCGAGTCGATTGAGATGGGACGCGCATTTATTATCAAAGAATACCAACAAAAACCAATGCCTTTGTTTTTGCTTTGGAAGGGTATTGTACATACAACTTTACGTCATCCTGAGCATAAATATTTGATTGGAGGGGTTAGTATTAGTAATCAGTTTTCAGAATTCTCTAAGTCCTTAATGATTGAGTTTATGAAATCACATTATTATGATCCGTATGTCGCTCAATATGTACATCCTAAAAAAGAATTTAAGGTTAAGCTTAAAGATGCTGATAAAGACTTTGTTTTTGATGCAACAGAGGCTGATTTAAATAAGTTCGATAAGATTATTGACGAGATCGAGCCAGGTGCTTTAAGATTGCCTGTATTGCTTAAAAAGTATATTAAACAAAATGCACGCTTAGTCGCTTTTAATGTAGACCCATTATTTAATAATGCGGTGGATGGTTTAATGTATATCAAGATTGCAGACTTGCCAGAAAGTACGGTTAGGCCGGTAATGGAGGAGTTTCAAGCAGAATTGGAACGTAAGTTTACAGAGCAGAATGAGGAATAA
- a CDS encoding aspartate kinase: MRVFKFGGASVKDAKGVKNLISVLEQVGHEKTIIVVSAMGKMTNALELVVGAYFDDKKELNNAIQSVIDYHNAIMVDLFVNSDHHVFKLSECLFNELRNFLNTNKSPDYSFVYDQVIGFGELLSTRIISQYLMFKGFDNHWLDVRQLIKTDNYYRSANVNWEETQQLVTKHIDSKKLNITQGFLGSDANNFTTTLGREGSDYTAAIFAYCLNAASVTIWKDVPGVLNADPRYFENTQLLNSISYTEAIELAFYGASVIHPKTLQPLQRKEIPLYVKSFLNPKAEGTVVNKTPGLVPKVPCFIVKQNQILLSLSTLDFSYIVEDNISEIFNLLSKYKMKVSVIQNSAISFSVCFDDNYTNLETLLLQLKAKFKVTCNIGVSLYTIRHYNHKSIVDLELGKTVLLKQMFQETLQIVTK, translated from the coding sequence ATGAGAGTATTTAAGTTTGGTGGTGCTTCTGTTAAAGATGCCAAAGGGGTAAAGAATTTAATTTCGGTATTAGAACAAGTCGGACATGAAAAGACAATAATAGTTGTCTCAGCAATGGGTAAAATGACTAATGCTTTGGAATTGGTGGTTGGAGCTTATTTTGATGATAAAAAAGAATTGAATAATGCTATTCAAAGTGTTATCGACTATCATAATGCTATTATGGTGGATCTTTTTGTAAATAGTGATCATCATGTTTTTAAATTATCAGAATGTTTATTCAATGAGCTTCGGAATTTCCTAAACACAAATAAATCTCCCGATTATAGTTTTGTTTATGATCAAGTTATTGGTTTTGGAGAATTATTGTCAACCAGAATTATTAGTCAATATTTAATGTTTAAAGGTTTTGATAACCATTGGTTAGATGTTAGACAATTAATTAAAACAGATAATTATTACAGAAGTGCCAATGTCAATTGGGAAGAGACTCAACAGTTAGTTACTAAGCATATAGACTCGAAAAAACTCAATATAACACAAGGGTTTTTAGGTAGCGATGCAAACAATTTTACAACGACATTAGGAAGGGAAGGTAGTGATTATACCGCAGCCATTTTTGCGTATTGTTTAAATGCGGCAAGTGTTACTATATGGAAAGATGTACCTGGTGTTTTGAATGCAGATCCTAGATATTTTGAAAACACCCAATTACTTAATTCTATATCGTACACAGAAGCTATTGAATTAGCCTTTTACGGGGCTTCTGTTATTCATCCAAAAACATTACAACCATTACAACGTAAAGAAATTCCGCTGTATGTTAAATCTTTTTTAAATCCTAAAGCGGAAGGGACTGTGGTCAATAAGACGCCAGGTTTAGTACCTAAAGTGCCTTGCTTTATTGTTAAGCAAAATCAAATATTATTATCGTTGTCAACATTAGATTTTTCGTATATCGTTGAAGATAATATTAGCGAAATATTTAATTTGTTGTCCAAGTACAAAATGAAGGTTAGTGTTATACAAAACTCTGCTATTAGTTTCTCTGTTTGTTTTGATGATAATTATACTAATTTAGAAACTTTATTATTGCAGCTAAAAGCTAAGTTTAAAGTAACCTGTAATATTGGCGTTTCTTTATACACTATAAGGCATTATAATCATAAATCAATTGTTGATTTAGAGCTAGGTAAAACAGTTTTATTAAAACAAATGTTTCAAGAGACCTTACAAATAGTAACTAAATAA
- a CDS encoding GNAT family N-acetyltransferase, with protein MDYTIRFAEKKDVSAILGLIQELAVFEKEPDAVIVTEADLLENGFGKQPLFTCFVAEKDNIIVAIALVYIRFSTWKGKTVHLEDLIVSNDYRGEGLGTLLLDEVIKYGYSLGVKRICWEVLDWNEPAIKFYESKGATLLKDWYLVQMDETSIKKYIENL; from the coding sequence ATGGACTATACTATTCGTTTTGCTGAAAAAAAGGATGTTTCAGCTATTTTAGGCTTGATACAAGAGCTTGCTGTTTTTGAAAAAGAGCCTGATGCGGTTATTGTAACTGAGGCAGATTTATTAGAAAATGGTTTTGGAAAACAACCATTGTTTACTTGTTTTGTTGCTGAAAAGGACAATATAATTGTAGCGATTGCTTTAGTTTATATTCGTTTTTCTACTTGGAAAGGTAAAACAGTACATTTGGAAGATTTAATTGTTAGTAATGATTACAGAGGAGAAGGTCTAGGGACTTTACTTTTAGACGAAGTTATAAAATATGGCTATAGTTTAGGAGTTAAACGTATTTGTTGGGAAGTTTTAGATTGGAATGAACCAGCGATTAAATTTTACGAAAGTAAAGGAGCGACACTTTTAAAAGACTGGTATTTGGTGCAAATGGATGAAACTAGTATAAAAAAATATATCGAAAATTTATAA
- the fbp gene encoding class 1 fructose-bisphosphatase, with protein MSKKNQTLGEFIIENQASFKFTSGELSRLINSIRLAAKVVNHEVNKAGLVDIIGAAGDTNIQGEDQQKLDVYANDKFIQTLTNRNIVCGIASEEEDDFITINSQDDNNQNKYIVLIDPLDGSSNIDVNVSVGTIFSIYRRVTPVGTPVTIEDFLQPGNQQVAAGYVVYGTSTMLVYTTGHGVNGFTLNPAIGTFYLSHPDMEFPEDGNIYSVNEGNYTHFPQGVKNYIKYCQMEEEDRPYTSRYIGSLVSDFHRNMIKGGIYMYPKSSKNQDGKLRLLYECNPMAYLAEQANGKASDGFKRIMDIEPSELHQRVPFFCGSKNMVLKAEEFMQNTD; from the coding sequence ATGTCTAAGAAAAATCAAACTTTAGGAGAATTTATTATTGAAAACCAAGCGTCTTTCAAATTTACTTCTGGAGAGTTATCTCGTTTAATAAACTCTATTCGCTTAGCTGCCAAGGTTGTAAACCATGAAGTTAACAAAGCGGGATTAGTTGATATTATTGGTGCCGCAGGAGACACAAATATCCAAGGTGAAGACCAACAAAAATTAGATGTTTACGCTAACGATAAATTTATACAAACCCTTACCAACCGTAACATTGTTTGTGGTATTGCTAGTGAAGAAGAAGATGATTTTATCACGATAAATAGCCAGGACGACAACAATCAAAACAAATATATTGTTTTAATAGATCCTTTAGATGGGTCTTCCAATATTGATGTTAATGTCTCTGTTGGTACTATTTTCTCTATCTATAGACGTGTTACTCCTGTAGGAACTCCTGTTACTATTGAGGACTTTTTACAACCAGGTAACCAACAAGTGGCTGCAGGATATGTTGTATACGGAACGTCAACTATGCTAGTATACACTACAGGGCACGGTGTTAATGGATTTACTTTAAACCCTGCTATTGGAACCTTTTACTTATCTCATCCAGATATGGAATTTCCTGAAGACGGAAATATCTATTCTGTAAACGAAGGTAACTACACACATTTTCCTCAAGGTGTCAAGAATTACATAAAATATTGCCAAATGGAGGAAGAGGATAGACCGTATACCTCAAGATATATCGGTTCTTTAGTTTCAGATTTTCATCGAAACATGATTAAAGGGGGGATTTATATGTATCCTAAAAGCTCAAAAAACCAAGACGGAAAATTACGTTTACTTTACGAATGTAACCCTATGGCCTATCTTGCAGAACAAGCCAATGGAAAAGCAAGTGATGGTTTTAAACGCATTATGGATATCGAACCTTCTGAACTGCACCAAAGAGTACCTTTTTTCTGTGGAAGCAAAAACATGGTCTTAAAAGCAGAAGAATTCATGCAAAACACCGATTAA
- a CDS encoding fructose 1,6-bisphosphatase — MANTDKLKEETVQSSTEATSKIDAIKQLIFGENMQAYDSEFETLKQDILTKKQELEALMDDVKSEILQNIDNLSTDINIRITELENSFEDKADALNEKKVDRKLLGELFTKLGEKISQ, encoded by the coding sequence ATGGCAAACACAGACAAACTTAAGGAAGAAACAGTGCAATCATCTACGGAAGCAACTTCAAAGATCGACGCCATAAAACAGCTTATTTTTGGTGAAAACATGCAAGCTTATGACAGCGAGTTTGAAACACTAAAACAAGATATTCTTACCAAAAAGCAAGAATTAGAAGCACTCATGGACGATGTAAAGTCTGAAATACTTCAAAATATTGATAACCTAAGTACGGATATTAATATTAGAATTACTGAGCTTGAAAACAGCTTTGAAGATAAAGCGGATGCATTAAACGAAAAAAAGGTAGACCGAAAATTACTTGGTGAACTCTTTACAAAATTAGGCGAAAAAATAAGTCAGTAA
- a CDS encoding cell envelope biogenesis protein OmpA produces the protein MNQDDKLKSLRDILLKDEHEYVTSLEEKIKTLENLITKQNNLSEHIDPILDKKLETFIKDMPETLGPTITETLKSEIKNSQDAIVEALFPIIGKLIKRYVQKEIQVLSENINASLSNTFSFKNFKRKFRSKRSGVSEADLLIQDQFKSKIEQIMVIESGSGLIVSEYTKTNNIDQDTVAGMLTAIKSFAEDAFTTDVQNLEYIEYENYHIHLQNFSNYYIAVTVSGAFTATFRSKLEDKLLDFAQNVINKTDLNNSEVFSTKLKDYFENENI, from the coding sequence ATGAATCAAGACGATAAATTAAAAAGCCTTAGAGACATCTTACTTAAAGATGAGCACGAGTATGTGACATCATTAGAAGAAAAAATTAAGACGCTTGAAAATTTAATTACTAAGCAAAATAATTTATCAGAACATATAGACCCTATTCTAGACAAAAAACTAGAAACGTTTATTAAGGATATGCCAGAAACTTTGGGACCTACAATTACCGAAACATTAAAATCGGAAATTAAAAACTCTCAAGATGCAATTGTAGAGGCCTTATTCCCAATTATAGGGAAGTTAATAAAACGTTATGTTCAAAAAGAGATACAAGTACTCTCAGAAAACATCAATGCTAGTTTAAGCAATACTTTCTCTTTTAAAAATTTTAAAAGAAAATTTAGATCCAAAAGATCAGGCGTCTCGGAAGCGGATTTATTAATCCAAGACCAATTTAAATCTAAAATAGAGCAGATCATGGTTATTGAAAGTGGCTCAGGTTTAATTGTCTCTGAGTACACCAAAACAAATAACATCGATCAAGATACAGTCGCAGGAATGCTGACTGCTATAAAAAGTTTTGCAGAAGATGCGTTTACTACTGATGTTCAAAATTTAGAATATATAGAATACGAAAATTACCATATACACCTACAAAACTTTTCAAATTACTATATTGCAGTAACGGTGTCAGGTGCATTTACAGCAACCTTTAGAAGCAAACTGGAAGATAAGCTCTTAGATTTTGCACAAAATGTAATAAATAAAACAGATTTAAATAATAGTGAGGTTTTCAGCACTAAATTAAAAGATTACTTTGAAAATGAAAATATCTAA
- a CDS encoding Rab family GTPase yields the protein MKISKKIVLIGHFGVGKSSLIRRFVQDTFSEDYKVTIGVHVLKKEITLPKTNDDITLVIWDLEGNDDISNTRPSYLLGTNGFLYVFDMTRPATYEKLESDLDYIKDRYPKTPIKVIGNKKDLVTNEFIKQNKDVFGRFVDFYTSAKSGKNVEDVFTKLAEALTK from the coding sequence ATGAAAATATCTAAAAAAATAGTTCTAATTGGTCATTTTGGTGTAGGAAAATCTTCTTTAATAAGACGATTTGTACAAGACACCTTTAGTGAAGATTATAAAGTAACCATTGGTGTACATGTCTTAAAAAAGGAAATTACACTACCTAAAACTAATGACGACATTACACTAGTTATTTGGGATTTAGAAGGAAACGATGACATCTCTAATACAAGACCGTCGTACTTACTTGGTACAAATGGGTTTTTATATGTATTTGATATGACTAGACCAGCAACCTACGAAAAACTAGAATCTGACTTAGATTATATTAAAGACCGCTACCCAAAAACACCGATAAAAGTTATTGGTAATAAAAAAGATTTAGTCACAAACGAATTTATTAAGCAAAACAAAGACGTTTTTGGACGCTTTGTCGATTTTTATACAAGTGCAAAGTCAGGTAAAAATGTTGAGGATGTTTTTACTAAATTAGCGGAAGCCTTAACCAAATAA